In Gallus gallus isolate bGalGal1 chromosome Z, bGalGal1.mat.broiler.GRCg7b, whole genome shotgun sequence, one DNA window encodes the following:
- the FBXO4 gene encoding F-box only protein 4: MAAGGAAERGGLEAAVRGRLRGLRERWAWGSRERGAAAAEPGPADGGEEAAEEVSALQALPIDVQLYIMSFLTPQDLCRLGCTSCYWRVAVQDPLLWRNFLLRDLPIWTSVDWKSLPATEIFNKAFSQGSDEAMYDYMAVYKKSCPQTRRSLKSSRPRYGAVTSFLQSLVTQTEPRFAMFGPGLEELDDSLVRKMMTCPEILLVAGLPQRRIHGIGSGVSFQINNNQKFNIVTLYSTTSVERKRAREEQAAVVNKMFYQENSTVGNQQAVQYNVIAQVKKVCEVVDGFIYVANAEAHKKHDREEELAHILAMIDPALGPPNRPLLVLSCVSHFGVERIPCVYMAHQLQLNLLPRPWMVQDTVAATLSGLLSGIEWLLEEADCKNAQ; encoded by the exons ATGGCTGCTGGCGgggcggcggagcgcggcgggcTGGAGGCGGCGGTGCGCGGCCGCCTGCGCGGGCTGCGGGAGCGCTGGGCGTGGGGCAGCCGGGAGCGAGGCGCGGCGGCCGCCGAGCCGGGCCCCGCAGACGGCGGCGAGGAGGCGGCGGAGGAAGTGAGCGCCCTGCAGGCGCTGCCG atTGACGTGCAGCTGTACATCATGTCCTTCCTCACGCCCCAAGACCTGTGCCGCTTGGGATGCACGAGTTGTTACTGGAGGGTGGCTGTGCAGGACCCCCTGCTGTGGAGGAATTTTCTCCTGCGGGATCTCCCCATTTGGACATCTGTTGATTGGAAATCTCTCCCAGCCACAGAAATTTTTAATAAAGCCTTTTCACAAGGCAGCGATGAAGCCATGTACGATTATATGGCAGT ATATAAAAAAAGCTGTCCCCAGACCAGAAGAAGTTTGAAATCAAGTCGCCCTCGGTATGGTGCTGTGACTTCCTTTTTGCAATCTCTGGTCACTCAGACAGAACCTCGCTTTGCTATGTTTGGACCGGGCTTGGAAGAGCTGGACGACTCTTTAGTACGAAAGATGATGACATGCCCAGAAATCCTGCTAGTGGCTGGCTTACCTCAAAGACGAATTCATG ggATCGGATCAGGAGTCAGTTTTCAGATTAATAATAATCAAAAATTCAACATTGTGACATTGTACTCAACCACCAG tgtggaaaggaagagagcaaGAGAAGAGCAGGCTGCTGTTGTGAATAAGATGTTCTACCAGGAGAATAGCACTGTAGGGAATCAGCAAGCTGTGCAGTACAATGTAATAGCTCAAGTTAAAAAGGTGTGCGAAGTAGTTGATGGATTCATTTATGTTGCTAATGCAGAAGCTCATAAAA AGCACGATCGTGAGGAGGAACTAGCTCATATTTTGGCTATGATAGATCCAGCCCTTGGACCTCCTAACAGACCTCTGCTAGTTCTGTCTTGTGTCTCTCATTTTGGTGTGGAAAGGATTCCTTGTGTTTATATGGCACATCAGCTGCAACTAAATCTGCTACCTCGACCCTGGATG